In a single window of the Pleurodeles waltl isolate 20211129_DDA chromosome 4_2, aPleWal1.hap1.20221129, whole genome shotgun sequence genome:
- the NXPH4 gene encoding neurexophilin-4: protein MKPAFWISVVCSQWVLQAVAFREDHVTETLGYLELGATGIMKNGPYGVKAHSLNPSRIFSEDTLKAKIDPYSLLNPWDWTKNHTAIDKVNPRSKRKPSLKAGRSKKIFGWGDFYFNIKTLKFSLLVTGKIVDHINGTFSVYFRHNSSSLGNVSVSIVPPTKVVEFDLIQQSTIETKASKTFNCHVEYEKTNRARKNKPCLYDPSKICFTEHTQSHAAWLCAKPFKVICIFISFYSIDYKLVQKVCPDYNFQNENPYFG from the coding sequence GTGGCTTTCAGAGAAGACCATGTGACGGAAACTTTGGGCTACCTTGAGTTGGGGGCGACAGGAATTATGAAAAATGGACCCTATGGTGTCAAGGCCCATTCTTTAAACCCTTCCCGAATATTCTCTGAGGATACCTTGAAGGCTAAGATCGACCCTTACAGTCTACTGAACCCCTGGGACTGGACTAAGAACCATACAGCGATCGATAAAGTCAACCCTCGCTCAAAGCGcaagccatccctgaaggctggtCGCAGCAAGAAGATCTTTGGCTGGGGGGATTTTTACTTCAACATCAAGACACTCAAGTTCAGTCTCCTCGTGACAGGCAAAATTGTGGACCACATTAATGGCACCTTCAGCGTCTACTTCCGCCACAATTCATCCAGTTTGGGCAACGTCTCAGTCAGTATTGTTCCTCCAACCAAGGTGGTGGAGTTTGACCTGATCCAGCAGTCAACCATCGAGACCAAGGcttccaaaaccttcaactgccaCGTGGAGTACGAGAAGACAAACAGGGCCCGTAAAAACAAACCCTGTCTCTATGATCCTTCTAAGATCTGCTTCACGGAGCACACACAGAGCCACGCAGCTTGGCTATGTGCTAAGCCGTTTAAGGTCATTTGCATCTTCATCTCCTTCTACAGCATTGACTACAAGTTGGTGCAGAAGGTCTGCCCTGATTACAATTTCCAGAACGAGAACCCCTACTTTGGCTGA